The following is a genomic window from bacterium.
GCGATAGCACACGCCTGGTGATGCCGGTGCCCGTGAGTATCCCGTTAGCTGTCTTGTTCTATTTTGTTTTCTACGGTATCTTCGACATATATGCCAACGCTTTATTTAGCGGATTTATATTTGGATACGTCGCGTATGATTCCATTCACTACGCAACACACCATTTTCCCATGCGCAGCGGAATTGCTAAATGGCTGAAAGATTATCACATACGGCATCATTTTGAGGATGACGAGGCGGCCTATGGCGTAAGTAACCCTTTATGGGATTTTGTGTTTAATACGGTACCGGCTTATATTCGTGAGAAAAAGCAGAAGAATGCGATTATAGAACCGCGGTAGATGCGGAAAATTCACTCCGTTGACACAGCACGGAAACCATAACCGTAAGTTCGTTATGGTTTTTTTTGTTTCTTCTTTTCGATGAGATGTTTCTGAGGACGAATGGTGATTTCAGATAAAATGGTCCCCTCGCGCTGCCGTAAAATCGTTTCAATAGCATCGGCAATGCTCTCAGGCGTTATATAACTCTCCGGATCATCGTGCTCTTTGAAATTAAGGTGATCATAGAAAGGTGTTTGGACAATATCAGGATTAACGGTGACCACCTTAACTCCGCTTTTTCTAACCTCATCAAAGAGCGAAATTCCAAAATGCCTCACGCCTGCCTTAGTAGCTGCATACGCGCCGCCAAAAACACTCGCCTTAAGCGCGGTGATCGAAGCAATATTAATTATGTATCCTTCCGATTTCTTCAGTTCGCGCAGAAGTAAGCGCGTAAGGATCAATGGGGCAAGTAAATTGGTTTTGACCATTTCTTCAATATGCTCAGTTTTGATTTCCTCATGAGGCCCAAAATAGCCCACGCCGGCGTTATTCAGCAGAATATCCACAGATGCGGCTTCACTCACTATCTGCGCAACGCAGTTTTTAAGTTGCTTTATTTCAGCAATGTCGCAAACAAGTTTAACGAACGATTTGTTTTCCCACTTTGTTTTGGAAAAGGACCTGGCCAAACCATACACCCTGTAATTCATTAAAATCAATTTTTTAGCCGCTTCAAGCCCTATGCCCGAAGACGCTCCAGTCACAATAGCAGTTTTCATACAAATATTTTTTCTTTCCTATTATACTGCCCAAGCTTTGCCAACATGAATTGAGTCATCTCCTCTCGCTCCATCTGGGGATAACTCACCGTTCCATCCGTTTTTTCAAAAGGATAATACAAAATATCAGAATTTGTTCGCTGTTTGGTTATTCTTGACAAGTAATCCGAATTCATGCGAAATACTCCAACGCTGATGTCGTGCAATTTATCGGCCGGAATCAATCGAAAAGTTTGATCAATGCACGCTGCATACATACTTTGCCAACGGTCAACCCTCAGCAGAGGATCAAAACAAAGCCTCACATTCCAGCCATCCTTTATCGCTGAGCCAATAGCTTCTAATCTGCGTTTTAATGAAGGCGTTTCCTTTTCGTACTTTTCGATAATCTCTTGTGGCGATACGGTCCATGCCAATATCACATTTGATGAGGGCTTGAGATGCGCAATAGCTTTATAATTGGAACTCTTAGTCCGAAGTTCAATTTTTAAATTTGATTGATCTTTAGCAAACTCGATCCAACGCGAACAGAATGGAACCACTTTTTCAAAAGCCAGCAAATCCGTATCGTATGATATGCATAAATACATAGGATGAGCTGCAAGCTGTCTCTTGGTTTCAGCTATAAAATCATCGTTATTCACAAATACTACGATATTTGCTGACGGATACATGCCCTGGAGGTAGCAATAATCACAGTTATAAAAACAGTTCATGATAAGCGAGTTATAATAAAAATGGCGATGGCCAAAATCCGGCGCCTGATCCGAGCCGCTGTACAAAAAGTTGTCTTTTTTAAGGGCCAGAATCAGATTCATTGATCGTTTCTGAAATTGAAATCTCTGATGCGGCCGGTTAAAGACATCTTTGTAATCCCGGATCAGCACGCGAACCGCGTTAGGGTATTTATGGACAAGC
Proteins encoded in this region:
- a CDS encoding fatty acid hydroxylase — its product is MPAKFVSNKDETIPLFKNPVLEYFSHIHPITPVVTFTPAIAFTFYLGFVTLSWISLILFFVLGLFVWTFTEYAIHRWAFHYHPKSELGKQIHFLIHGIHHDYPRDSTRLVMPVPVSIPLAVLFYFVFYGIFDIYANALFSGFIFGYVAYDSIHYATHHFPMRSGIAKWLKDYHIRHHFEDDEAAYGVSNPLWDFVFNTVPAYIREKKQKNAIIEPR
- a CDS encoding SDR family oxidoreductase, whose protein sequence is MKTAIVTGASSGIGLEAAKKLILMNYRVYGLARSFSKTKWENKSFVKLVCDIAEIKQLKNCVAQIVSEAASVDILLNNAGVGYFGPHEEIKTEHIEEMVKTNLLAPLILTRLLLRELKKSEGYIINIASITALKASVFGGAYAATKAGVRHFGISLFDEVRKSGVKVVTVNPDIVQTPFYDHLNFKEHDDPESYITPESIADAIETILRQREGTILSEITIRPQKHLIEKKKQKKP